DNA sequence from the Pedobacter schmidteae genome:
AATTGACCCTGAAGTAGGTTATTCTGGTTTTGACGATCAGGATATGCTGCAATACAAAACATTCACTTTTGGTATTAATGTCGGACTTTAATTACATCGAAATGAAAACTAGACATACATATATAGCCATACTGCTGGTGTTGATTACATTGGGTTCTTCCTGCAGTAAAGACTTTTTAAAGGAGGATCCCACAACTGCAGTATCGGTAGATAAAGCCATATTGACTGATGGCGACATGATGGAGGCTCTTGCGGGGACTTACAGGATTTTGCAAAGTTACTTTTTATTTGGACGCAATGCGGTAATGATGGGGGATATACTGGCAGATAATGTTTACCTGAGCCAACAAAATTCGGCCAGGTTACTGACCCTTAATAACTATTCTTTTGCTGAGGGGGCTACGGAGTCCCGGTTTATCTGGACGCAGAGTTATTTTGCGATATTGCAGGCCAACAGGATCATTGGTTCTGATTTAAAAGAAAGTGTAAATTCCAGTCAGTTGAGGGGGGAGGCTTATGCTTTAAGGGCTTTGCTTTATCTGAACCTGGTAAACTGGTACGGGAAATCTTATATGGTAAATCCTTCTGCTGATGGTGTGCCTTTGATTACGGTTTCTTCTGATAAAGCAGGAGTATTGATCCTGCCTGCCAGAAATACGGTGGCCGAGGTTTATGCACAGATCATCAGTGATCTGGATAAGGCTTATCAGATGATGCCGGAAACGCCGCCAGCTATTCATGTGACCAATACCAATTTTATTTCTAAAGCTGCAGTGAAAGCTATTCAGGCAAGGGCATTTTTGTATAAGGGTGATTATGAAAAGGCTCGTGATGCAGCCTTAGCGGTAAAAAATGCAGGGTATACGTTGGCTAATGGGGCATCAGCTTTTACGGCTTATTGGGGCTCAACGGTGCCGCGGACAGACAAAGTTGAGACCATCTTTGAAATCAGCAATACCGCAACAGCCAATAATGGTGTAGAGGGGATGGACTGGTTGTATGCTAAGGGAGGCTTGGGCGATTACCTGGTGACAGATGATAC
Encoded proteins:
- a CDS encoding RagB/SusD family nutrient uptake outer membrane protein, encoding MKTRHTYIAILLVLITLGSSCSKDFLKEDPTTAVSVDKAILTDGDMMEALAGTYRILQSYFLFGRNAVMMGDILADNVYLSQQNSARLLTLNNYSFAEGATESRFIWTQSYFAILQANRIIGSDLKESVNSSQLRGEAYALRALLYLNLVNWYGKSYMVNPSADGVPLITVSSDKAGVLILPARNTVAEVYAQIISDLDKAYQMMPETPPAIHVTNTNFISKAAVKAIQARAFLYKGDYEKARDAALAVKNAGYTLANGASAFTAYWGSTVPRTDKVETIFEISNTATANNGVEGMDWLYAKGGLGDYLVTDDTYAIYSATDRRRDLILNSTRGVAPNIVQAYYVNKYQNVGVADRDEVKLFRYAEVLLTLAESYYYLKDEPTALQYLNMVAQNRDPLLVAYTYSGQALINAIILERRKELAFEGLRFFDLTRTNVDFTRQNMGSKAYSFYTDVKTTDFRRLQPIPEVERIANPGIAKNPGY